A region from the Amycolatopsis camponoti genome encodes:
- a CDS encoding serine/threonine-protein kinase produces MSEEPRRPRHAAPDEEQQVATPSWQPPPPVRWETPEPSISGRLDDGEPPRGEETVFHAPVRRPPTPPRGQPTAVRGTIPGAEDPTRPPGSINPVLPPVQPAQAAQPATQAIRPDPNAPQPTSVLAAPAPETQSIMPPAPRPATGPDTPLPDPGTESVLPERSSEGRHTGTGTGSGSGSGSGAFPGTGRRTSSRTSRSRRGRLGAGLVEVPAVPARDPASAVLTNPMVSEEKRFCGSCSAKVGRGKDGKPGSPEGKCENCGAPFSFVPKLEPHEVVGGQYEVLGAIAYGGLGWIYLAQDHNVSDRWVVLKGLIDTGDQTAMAAAANEQRFLAEVEHPNIVKIHNFVQHPDAHSGTTVGYIVMEYVGGQSLRQLALAHHRESRRPEPLPIGQVIAYGLEILPALGYLHSQNLLYCDLKPDNVIQTNEQLKLIDLGAVRRMDDYESPLFFTTGYSAPELAKQGASVASDLFTVGRTLAVLSFEFTGYTSKFKTTLPGPDAVPLFALFGSYYRFLRRATHADPDRRFLSAEEMGDQLTGVLREIMALGTGKPRPGASTVFGPESRTFGVQLVVPEAGRNVPLPGADEVVAGLPIPQVDTDDPAAGVLATTTALEPRGAIEALAGAPRESIEVRLRIVRARIELGELAEAQRQLQAGQYLAIKNGFPHDWRIDWYRGLIELAGGRSRVAQVAFESVYDDLPGEIAPKLALGISAEGVGDYFAAARFYELVWRTDRSYVSAAFGLARVYLAQGARNSAVEVLETVPPSSTHYVDAQVAAIRIKTTATKANGRETPVTEHDLLDASARLERLRLDLERRTRLSAGVLEAAHDWLKQGKPTPGARVLGSPLDERELRLGLERCYRALARLAGTVDERVKLVDRANAIRPRTLT; encoded by the coding sequence GTGTCGGAGGAGCCGCGCCGTCCTCGGCACGCCGCACCGGACGAGGAGCAGCAGGTGGCGACGCCGAGCTGGCAGCCGCCGCCACCGGTGCGGTGGGAGACGCCGGAGCCGTCGATCTCGGGCCGCCTCGACGACGGTGAACCGCCCCGGGGCGAGGAGACCGTCTTCCACGCGCCCGTCCGCCGCCCGCCGACGCCGCCGCGCGGCCAGCCGACGGCCGTGCGCGGGACGATCCCGGGCGCGGAGGATCCGACGCGCCCGCCGGGCAGCATCAACCCCGTCCTGCCGCCGGTCCAGCCGGCCCAGGCGGCGCAGCCCGCGACGCAGGCGATCCGTCCCGATCCGAACGCGCCGCAGCCGACGAGCGTGCTCGCGGCGCCGGCGCCGGAGACCCAGAGCATCATGCCGCCGGCGCCGCGGCCGGCCACCGGGCCGGACACGCCGCTGCCCGACCCGGGCACCGAGAGCGTCCTGCCCGAGCGCAGCAGCGAAGGCCGGCACACCGGAACGGGAACCGGCAGCGGCTCGGGCTCCGGTTCCGGCGCGTTCCCGGGTACCGGCCGGCGGACGTCGTCGCGGACGTCACGCTCGCGTCGCGGCCGGCTCGGCGCCGGGCTCGTCGAGGTCCCGGCGGTCCCCGCGCGCGACCCGGCGTCGGCGGTGCTGACGAACCCGATGGTGTCGGAGGAAAAACGGTTCTGCGGCAGCTGCAGCGCCAAGGTCGGCCGCGGCAAGGACGGAAAACCCGGTTCGCCGGAAGGAAAGTGCGAAAACTGCGGTGCGCCGTTCTCGTTCGTCCCGAAGCTGGAGCCGCACGAGGTCGTCGGCGGTCAGTACGAAGTCCTCGGCGCGATCGCCTACGGCGGCCTGGGCTGGATCTACCTGGCGCAGGACCACAACGTCAGCGACCGCTGGGTCGTCCTCAAAGGACTGATCGACACCGGTGACCAGACGGCGATGGCGGCCGCGGCCAACGAGCAGCGGTTCCTCGCCGAGGTCGAGCACCCGAACATCGTCAAGATCCACAACTTCGTCCAGCACCCGGACGCCCACAGCGGGACGACCGTCGGCTACATCGTCATGGAGTACGTCGGCGGCCAGTCGCTGCGGCAGCTCGCGCTCGCGCACCACCGCGAGAGCCGGCGTCCGGAACCGCTGCCGATCGGCCAGGTCATCGCGTACGGGCTGGAGATCCTGCCCGCGCTCGGGTACCTGCACAGCCAGAACCTGCTCTACTGCGACCTCAAGCCGGACAACGTGATCCAGACCAACGAGCAGCTGAAGCTGATCGACCTGGGCGCGGTCCGGCGGATGGACGACTACGAGAGCCCATTGTTCTTCACCACCGGCTACAGCGCGCCGGAGCTGGCGAAGCAGGGCGCGTCGGTGGCGTCGGACCTGTTCACCGTCGGGCGCACGCTCGCCGTGCTGAGCTTCGAGTTCACCGGCTACACCAGCAAGTTCAAGACGACGCTGCCCGGCCCGGACGCGGTCCCGCTGTTCGCGCTCTTCGGTTCGTACTACCGGTTCCTGCGACGGGCGACGCACGCCGACCCGGACCGCCGGTTCCTCTCCGCCGAGGAGATGGGCGACCAGCTGACCGGCGTGCTGCGCGAGATCATGGCGCTCGGCACCGGCAAGCCGCGCCCCGGCGCGTCGACGGTGTTCGGCCCGGAGAGCCGCACGTTCGGCGTGCAGCTGGTGGTGCCGGAGGCCGGCCGGAACGTGCCGCTGCCCGGCGCGGACGAGGTCGTCGCCGGCCTGCCGATCCCGCAGGTCGACACGGACGACCCGGCGGCGGGCGTGCTCGCCACGACGACCGCGCTCGAGCCGCGTGGCGCCATCGAGGCGCTGGCCGGCGCGCCACGCGAGTCGATCGAGGTGCGGCTGCGGATCGTGCGCGCCCGGATCGAGCTGGGCGAGCTGGCCGAGGCGCAGCGGCAGCTGCAGGCCGGGCAGTACCTGGCGATCAAGAACGGCTTCCCGCACGACTGGCGGATCGACTGGTACCGCGGCCTGATCGAGCTGGCCGGCGGGCGGTCGCGCGTCGCGCAGGTCGCGTTCGAGTCCGTGTACGACGACCTGCCGGGCGAGATCGCGCCGAAGCTCGCGCTGGGGATCAGCGCCGAGGGGGTCGGCGACTACTTCGCCGCGGCGCGGTTCTACGAGCTGGTCTGGCGGACCGACCGCTCCTACGTCAGCGCGGCGTTCGGCCTCGCGCGGGTGTACCTCGCGCAGGGTGCGCGCAACAGTGCGGTGGAGGTGCTGGAGACGGTCCCGCCGTCCTCGACGCACTACGTCGACGCGCAGGTCGCGGCGATCAGGATCAAGACCACGGCGACCAAGGCGAACGGCCGCGAGACGCCGGTGACCGAGCACGACCTGCTGGACGCGTCGGCCCGGCTGGAGCGGCTGCGGCTGGACCTCGAGCGCCGGACGCGGCTGTCCGCCGGGGTGCTCGAAGCCGCGCACGACTGGCTCAAGCAGGGCAAACCCACACCGGGTGCGCGGGTGCTGGGGAGCCCGCTGGACGAGCGGGAGCTGCGGCTCGGGCTCGAGCGCTGCTACCGCGCGCTGGCGCGGCTGGCGGGCACGGTCGACGAGCGCGTGAAGCTGGTGGACCGGGCGAACGCCATCCGCCCCCGCACCCTCACCTGA
- a CDS encoding MFS transporter translates to MGNATEWYDYGVFTSGAIAVSIGSEFFPGEGNAVLKSLALLAVGFIVRPFGGAFFGPLGDKIGRKRVLAVTILLMSGCTFLVGVLPTYSGSYSMGIAAPIAILLLRIIQGFSTGGEYGGAATFIAEYSPTKRRGFFGSFLELGTLGGYVLGNLVVLSVTLSLSADQVDAWGWRIPFFVALPLGLIGLYLRNKLEDTPEFRRMEAAGEKPHKAPLKEIFVRNWRMILNLIGIVLLLNVADYLLLTTMPTYFTDTLKINDNTSTLIIIAVEVIQMAIIIPLGALSDRIGRKPLLLTAAIGFLVLSWPSLKLMQSGSIFWLFVGFLIVALLLVLMLAVIGSTFPAMFPTRVRYGSFAIGYNISTSLFGGTCGVIVTALIKSTGNEDWPAYYLMAAALIAIIPIIKIPETSQVPMDQIETADSGGKLTSAAAQR, encoded by the coding sequence ATGGGCAACGCCACCGAGTGGTACGACTACGGCGTCTTCACCTCGGGCGCGATCGCGGTGAGCATCGGCTCGGAGTTCTTCCCCGGTGAGGGGAACGCCGTGCTGAAGTCGCTGGCGCTGCTCGCCGTCGGGTTCATCGTGCGGCCGTTCGGCGGGGCGTTCTTCGGCCCGCTCGGCGACAAGATCGGCCGCAAGAGGGTCCTCGCGGTCACGATCCTGCTGATGTCCGGGTGCACGTTCCTGGTCGGCGTCCTGCCGACGTATTCCGGCAGCTACAGCATGGGCATCGCGGCGCCGATCGCGATCCTGCTGCTCCGGATCATCCAGGGCTTCTCGACCGGTGGTGAATACGGCGGAGCGGCGACGTTCATCGCCGAGTACTCACCGACCAAGCGCCGGGGCTTCTTCGGCAGCTTCCTGGAGCTCGGGACGCTGGGCGGCTACGTGCTCGGCAACCTCGTCGTGCTGTCGGTGACGCTCTCGCTGTCGGCCGACCAGGTCGACGCCTGGGGCTGGCGGATCCCGTTCTTCGTCGCGCTGCCGCTCGGCCTGATCGGGCTCTACCTGCGGAACAAGCTCGAGGACACCCCCGAGTTCCGCCGGATGGAAGCCGCGGGCGAGAAGCCGCACAAGGCGCCGCTCAAGGAGATCTTCGTCCGCAACTGGCGGATGATCCTCAACCTGATCGGCATCGTGCTGCTGCTGAACGTCGCGGACTACCTGCTGCTGACGACGATGCCGACGTACTTCACGGACACGCTGAAGATCAACGACAACACGTCGACCCTGATCATCATCGCCGTCGAAGTCATCCAGATGGCGATCATCATCCCGCTCGGCGCGCTGTCCGACCGGATCGGCCGGAAACCGCTGCTGCTCACCGCGGCCATCGGGTTCCTGGTGCTGAGCTGGCCGTCGCTGAAGCTGATGCAGTCCGGGAGCATCTTCTGGCTCTTCGTCGGCTTCCTGATCGTGGCGCTGCTGCTGGTGCTCATGCTCGCGGTGATCGGCTCGACGTTCCCGGCGATGTTCCCGACGCGGGTGCGCTACGGCTCGTTCGCGATCGGCTACAACATCTCGACGTCGCTGTTCGGTGGTACCTGCGGTGTCATCGTGACGGCGTTGATCAAGAGCACCGGCAACGAGGACTGGCCGGCGTACTACCTGATGGCCGCGGCCCTGATCGCGATCATCCCCATCATCAAGATCCCGGAGACGTCGCAGGTCCCGATGGACCAGATCGAAACCGCCGACAGCGGCGGCAAGCTGACCTCCGCGGCCGCTCAGCGCTGA
- a CDS encoding PaaI family thioesterase: protein MSRVSQPWPPVPVEPAVPHPKAPEPGTELGVHFSECFGCGDEADAGLHLRSTVGEGQVIHSRFTVTAAHQGAPGLAHGGLLACAFDEALGSTVGNLMRRPAVTGKLETDFRRPVPVGSTLFIEARLDGIAGRKIYVSADGRLDAEDGPIAVSARALFIVVGFEHFSTHGDAQALEKLAAQHEKNQQRQREERDWDINP from the coding sequence ATGAGTCGTGTTTCTCAACCCTGGCCGCCGGTGCCGGTGGAGCCGGCCGTCCCGCACCCGAAGGCGCCGGAGCCGGGCACCGAGCTCGGTGTGCACTTCAGCGAGTGCTTCGGCTGCGGCGACGAGGCCGACGCCGGGCTGCACCTGCGCTCGACGGTCGGCGAGGGCCAGGTGATCCACTCGCGGTTCACCGTGACGGCGGCGCACCAGGGCGCCCCCGGGCTCGCCCACGGCGGCCTGCTGGCCTGCGCGTTCGACGAGGCCCTCGGTTCGACGGTCGGCAACCTGATGCGCCGTCCGGCGGTGACGGGCAAGCTCGAGACGGACTTCCGCCGCCCGGTCCCGGTCGGCTCGACGCTGTTCATCGAGGCCCGGCTGGACGGCATCGCGGGCCGCAAGATCTACGTCAGCGCGGACGGCCGCCTCGACGCCGAGGACGGCCCGATCGCGGTGAGCGCGCGGGCGCTGTTCATCGTCGTCGGCTTCGAGCACTTCAGCACCCACGGCGACGCCCAGGCGCTGGAGAAGCTGGCGGCCCAGCACGAGAAGAACCAGCAGCGGCAGCGCGAAGAGCGCGACTGGGACATCAACCCCTGA